The following proteins come from a genomic window of Winogradskyella sp. PC-19:
- a CDS encoding flavin reductase family protein — protein MVSYQPKDLTTAKLHSYLLSAVAPRPIAFASTIDEQGNPNLSPFSYFNVFSTNPPILIFSPARRVRDNTTKHTLENAEVVKEVVINTVNYDIVQQMSLSSTEYPEAVNEFEKSGLTMLKSDFVKPFRVAESPIQIECKVNEIVKLGTEGGAGNLIICEVLKIHMSDNILDENGVVNQEKLDLVARAGGSYYSRARDGFFEIPKPLSTLGIGVDMLPEFVRKSSILTGNDLGILGNLAAFPSEAEIDNYLNTTGKSNSQLEAEKKAKALVEANQPNEALIVLLANDKN, from the coding sequence ATGGTATCGTACCAACCAAAAGACCTTACAACGGCTAAGCTGCATAGTTATTTACTAAGCGCAGTTGCTCCAAGACCAATTGCTTTTGCGAGTACAATTGACGAGCAGGGTAATCCTAATTTATCACCATTTAGTTATTTTAATGTATTTAGCACCAATCCGCCGATTTTAATTTTTTCGCCAGCAAGACGTGTACGAGATAATACAACCAAGCATACTTTAGAAAATGCTGAAGTTGTAAAAGAAGTAGTTATTAACACGGTTAATTACGATATAGTTCAACAAATGTCATTGAGTTCTACCGAGTATCCTGAAGCTGTTAATGAGTTTGAAAAATCAGGTTTGACGATGTTAAAGTCAGATTTTGTAAAACCATTTAGAGTTGCAGAATCACCAATACAGATTGAATGTAAAGTCAATGAGATTGTAAAACTAGGTACTGAAGGTGGTGCAGGAAATTTGATTATTTGCGAGGTTTTAAAAATCCATATGTCTGATAATATCTTAGATGAAAATGGCGTTGTTAATCAAGAAAAATTAGATTTAGTTGCTCGTGCTGGTGGTAGTTATTACAGTAGAGCAAGAGATGGTTTTTTCGAAATTCCAAAACCATTATCGACTTTAGGAATAGGTGTTGATATGTTACCCGAATTTGTTAGAAAAAGTTCAATTTTAACAGGAAATGATTTAGGAATTTTAGGTAATTTAGCAGCTTTTCCAAGTGAAGCTGAAATAGATAACTATTTAAACACTACAGGAAAGTCAAACAGTCAATTAGAAGCTGAAAAAAAAGCTAAAGCACTAGTTGAAGCAAACCAACCAAATGAAGCATTAATTGTGCTTTTGGCAAATGATAAAAACTAA
- a CDS encoding cell division protein FtsX, giving the protein MASSFDSYQKRKLISSYISVVISIALVLFLLGCLGLLVINSKKVADHFKEQVVMTIYLNDTAKEVEVNQLKKSLALADYSKEALYVSKEEAAEILKEKNGEDFMDLVGYNPLKNSIDVYLKADFVTTEKLTEISESISEKSFIHEIDYDNDLVELMNDNVKKITLWVLIISGLFTLIAVLLINSSIRLAVYSKRFIIKTMQMVGATKRFIRKPFVWQSVKLGIIGALLALAGMAVVLYYLDITFPELMLLKNMVWIVALFVGIFLLGILITWISTFIATQRFLNLKTDQLYY; this is encoded by the coding sequence ATGGCCTCATCTTTTGACTCTTACCAAAAACGTAAATTAATATCATCATACATCTCTGTAGTGATAAGTATTGCATTGGTATTATTCCTTTTAGGGTGCTTGGGATTATTAGTCATAAACTCTAAAAAAGTAGCCGACCATTTTAAAGAACAAGTGGTAATGACTATCTATTTGAATGACACCGCAAAAGAGGTTGAAGTTAATCAGCTTAAAAAAAGTTTGGCTTTAGCAGACTATTCTAAAGAAGCACTTTATGTCTCTAAAGAAGAAGCTGCGGAAATATTGAAAGAAAAAAATGGTGAGGATTTTATGGATTTAGTAGGTTATAATCCCCTAAAAAATTCTATAGACGTTTATCTAAAAGCTGATTTTGTAACTACTGAAAAATTAACTGAAATTTCAGAATCTATTTCTGAAAAATCTTTTATTCATGAGATAGACTACGATAACGACTTGGTAGAATTGATGAATGATAACGTCAAGAAAATAACGCTTTGGGTCTTAATTATCAGTGGACTTTTTACCTTAATTGCTGTACTTTTAATTAATAGCTCAATCCGATTGGCAGTATATTCTAAACGTTTTATCATCAAAACCATGCAAATGGTTGGTGCGACAAAACGTTTTATCCGTAAGCCTTTTGTATGGCAAAGTGTAAAATTAGGAATTATAGGCGCTTTGTTGGCTCTTGCTGGTATGGCAGTTGTGCTTTACTATCTAGACATTACATTCCCAGAACTGATGTTACTTAAAAACATGGTTTGGATTGTTGCCCTATTTGTTGGTATTTTTCTTCTTGGGATTCTTATTACTTGGATTAGTACGTTTATTGCTACACAACGCTTCTTGAATTTGAAGACAGACCAGTTGTATTATTAA
- the greA gene encoding transcription elongation factor GreA: MSKVSYYTAEGLKKLREELNQLKDIERPKASQAIAEARDKGDLSENAEYDAAKEAQGMLEMKISKMEETLANARVIDESQLDTSKVLALSIVKIKNQINGMEMTYTLVAESEADLASGKISVNSPIGKGLLGKSVGDVAEIQVPNGIIKFDILEISR; this comes from the coding sequence ATGAGTAAAGTATCTTATTATACAGCAGAAGGATTAAAAAAATTAAGAGAAGAGTTAAATCAACTCAAAGATATAGAGCGACCAAAGGCATCGCAAGCAATTGCTGAAGCAAGAGACAAAGGTGACTTAAGTGAAAATGCCGAATATGATGCAGCCAAAGAAGCTCAAGGCATGTTAGAGATGAAAATTTCTAAAATGGAAGAGACTCTTGCTAATGCTCGTGTCATAGATGAATCTCAGTTAGATACTTCTAAAGTTTTAGCATTATCTATTGTAAAGATCAAGAACCAAATCAATGGTATGGAAATGACATATACCCTGGTTGCAGAAAGTGAAGCTGATTTGGCATCGGGTAAAATTTCTGTAAATTCTCCAATAGGGAAAGGGCTTTTAGGTAAGTCTGTTGGCGATGTTGCAGAAATACAAGTGCCTAATGGTATTATAAAGTTTGATATTCTCGAGATATCAAGATAA
- a CDS encoding DUF3127 domain-containing protein, whose protein sequence is MEVQGRIKVIGETQTFGSNGFRKRELVVTTEEQYPQHIMVEFVQDKTDLLNNYQVGQQVKVNINLRGREWTNPQGEVKYFNSIQGWRIEAAQTEAPSGDMPPVAPAAAFEPAKDLNTEDHDDLPF, encoded by the coding sequence ATGGAAGTACAAGGAAGAATTAAGGTGATTGGCGAAACTCAAACCTTCGGTAGCAATGGTTTTAGAAAACGTGAGCTTGTAGTAACAACAGAAGAACAATATCCACAACACATTATGGTGGAGTTTGTACAAGACAAAACAGACTTATTAAACAACTACCAAGTTGGGCAACAAGTAAAAGTAAATATCAACTTGAGAGGTCGTGAGTGGACAAATCCACAAGGAGAAGTTAAGTATTTTAACTCAATTCAAGGATGGAGAATTGAAGCTGCGCAAACAGAAGCTCCTAGTGGCGACATGCCTCCAGTAGCACCAGCAGCAGCTTTTGAGCCAGCTAAAGATTTAAATACTGAAGACCATGATGATTTACCTTTTTAA
- the truB gene encoding tRNA pseudouridine(55) synthase TruB produces MKTGEDFKNGQVLLIDKPLTWTSFQAVNKLRWAIRQAYNIKKIKVGHAGTLDPLATGLLVICTGKMTKQINTFQGQEKEYTGTFVIGSTTPSYDLETEINETFPTEHITEELIHKITAQFTGIIEQFPPIFSAIKKEGKRLYEFARAGETVEIKSRQVEITEFEITNISGNNIDFRVVCSKGTYIRSLAHDFGKALNSGAHLSVLRRTRIGVFKAEDGLTPEAFIATLPKKEED; encoded by the coding sequence ATGAAAACTGGAGAAGACTTTAAAAACGGTCAGGTCTTATTAATAGACAAACCTCTGACTTGGACATCATTTCAGGCTGTTAACAAATTGCGATGGGCGATTCGTCAAGCTTACAATATCAAGAAGATAAAGGTTGGTCACGCTGGCACATTAGACCCATTAGCAACAGGCTTATTGGTGATTTGCACTGGTAAAATGACAAAGCAAATTAATACGTTTCAAGGTCAAGAAAAAGAATACACAGGCACTTTTGTCATAGGAAGCACAACACCTTCTTATGATTTAGAAACCGAAATCAATGAAACATTTCCTACGGAACATATTACTGAAGAACTCATACATAAAATCACAGCTCAATTTACAGGTATAATTGAACAATTTCCTCCAATATTTTCAGCAATAAAAAAAGAAGGAAAGCGTCTATATGAGTTTGCTCGTGCTGGCGAAACCGTAGAGATAAAATCAAGACAAGTTGAAATTACTGAGTTTGAAATTACCAATATCAGTGGGAATAATATAGATTTTAGAGTTGTTTGTAGCAAAGGTACTTACATTCGTTCTTTAGCTCATGATTTTGGAAAAGCATTAAATTCTGGTGCACATCTCTCGGTATTACGACGTACACGTATTGGTGTTTTTAAAGCTGAAGATGGTCTAACTCCTGAAGCATTTATTGCAACATTACCTAAGAAAGAGGAAGATTAA
- a CDS encoding TonB-dependent receptor translates to MISLASFSQEKKQDSTKTEKLDAVLVKAVRVDAKSPITHTNVTKEEIAKRNLGQDIPILLNFLPSVVTTSDAGAGIGYTGIRVRGVSSQSTNVTINGIPYNDAESLGTFWVNLGDFSSSVESLQLQRGVGTSTNGSGAFGASINVLTDAVSKEANGQIANSFGSFGTRKHTVKYSTGLLNDHFEIAGRLSNISSDGYIDRASTDLKSYFLQGSYVDDNTLIKAVLFGGSEVTYQSWFGIDRATLESDRTFNPAGIYTDDDGNTQFYDREVDDYMQDHYQLHWNQRYNSQWSTNLGLNYTYGRGFFEQFREDDDFATYGFQPLTVNGQTVNTTDLVRRRWLDNDFYVINASANYKNNNLDMIFGGSFSHYNGDHFGEVIWAEFASQSDIRDRYYDGNAEKNDLSGFAKANFRLNDKIKLYGDLQVRNVTYKTSGINSNLTLFNVDESFTFFNPKVGLTYEYNDNNDLYFSFARANREPNRDDFESNANIKPEQLNDFELGWRHKKGNFSFNANGYLMLYNEQLVLSGQINDVGAPIRTNSGESYRLGLELEAIIPVTPKLTLQPNATLSSNKNVETITSLNGNLVNLGKTDIAFSPELIAANAIVYEPIKNLQVSLLSKYVGDQFMGNTENSESKLDSFFVNDLNIIYTLETKSIFDSVVFTGLVNNIFNEKYVSNGYFGSFDFDDASSPTGISTGFFSGFYPQATTNFLLGVTLNF, encoded by the coding sequence ATGATTTCCCTAGCTTCTTTTTCACAGGAAAAAAAGCAAGATTCCACTAAAACCGAAAAATTAGATGCCGTTTTAGTAAAAGCTGTGCGTGTTGACGCAAAATCACCAATTACGCACACTAATGTTACCAAAGAAGAAATTGCAAAACGTAATTTAGGACAGGATATACCTATTTTATTAAATTTCTTGCCATCTGTAGTAACTACCTCAGATGCTGGTGCTGGTATAGGCTATACAGGTATTCGTGTTCGTGGTGTTAGCTCACAATCGACTAACGTTACAATTAATGGTATTCCATATAATGATGCCGAATCTTTAGGTACATTCTGGGTGAACTTGGGAGATTTTTCGTCTTCAGTCGAAAGTTTACAATTGCAGCGTGGTGTTGGTACTTCAACAAACGGTTCAGGTGCTTTTGGTGCCAGTATCAATGTATTGACAGATGCAGTTTCTAAAGAAGCAAATGGTCAAATAGCAAACTCGTTTGGAAGTTTTGGAACCCGAAAACACACTGTTAAGTATAGCACAGGATTATTAAATGACCATTTCGAAATTGCTGGACGTCTATCTAATATTTCTTCAGATGGATATATCGACCGTGCATCAACTGATTTGAAATCTTATTTTCTTCAAGGGTCTTATGTAGATGATAATACGTTAATAAAAGCCGTTTTATTTGGTGGAAGTGAGGTGACTTACCAATCTTGGTTTGGTATTGATAGAGCAACATTAGAGTCTGATAGAACGTTTAACCCTGCTGGTATTTATACGGATGATGATGGTAATACTCAGTTTTATGACAGAGAAGTTGATGATTATATGCAAGACCATTATCAGTTGCACTGGAATCAGCGTTACAACAGTCAATGGTCAACTAATCTAGGTCTAAATTACACATATGGACGTGGCTTTTTTGAGCAATTTAGAGAAGATGATGATTTTGCAACTTATGGATTTCAACCATTAACCGTAAATGGGCAAACAGTAAATACTACAGATTTGGTTCGTCGTCGCTGGTTAGATAACGATTTTTATGTTATTAACGCAAGTGCGAATTACAAGAACAATAATCTAGATATGATTTTCGGTGGGTCTTTTAGTCATTATAATGGTGACCATTTTGGCGAAGTTATTTGGGCTGAGTTTGCAAGCCAAAGCGATATTAGAGATAGATATTATGATGGCAATGCTGAAAAAAACGACTTGTCTGGATTTGCAAAAGCAAACTTTAGACTCAACGATAAAATAAAGCTATACGGAGATTTACAAGTTCGTAACGTGACTTACAAAACATCAGGCATCAACTCAAATTTGACTTTATTTAATGTAGATGAAAGCTTTACTTTTTTTAATCCAAAAGTGGGTTTAACCTATGAATACAATGATAATAACGATTTGTATTTTTCTTTTGCAAGAGCAAACCGAGAGCCTAATAGAGATGATTTTGAAAGCAACGCAAATATTAAACCAGAACAACTTAACGATTTCGAATTAGGATGGAGACATAAAAAAGGAAACTTTAGCTTTAATGCTAATGGTTATTTAATGCTTTATAATGAGCAGTTAGTACTATCTGGTCAGATTAATGATGTCGGTGCACCAATTAGAACAAATAGTGGTGAGAGTTACCGTTTAGGGTTAGAGTTAGAAGCTATTATTCCGGTAACTCCGAAATTAACCTTACAACCTAACGCAACATTAAGTAGTAATAAAAATGTAGAAACCATTACATCACTTAATGGTAATCTAGTTAATCTTGGAAAAACAGATATAGCTTTTTCGCCAGAATTAATTGCGGCTAATGCTATTGTTTATGAACCAATAAAAAATCTACAAGTATCTTTATTGAGTAAATATGTTGGAGACCAGTTTATGGGAAATACAGAAAACTCAGAATCTAAATTAGATAGCTTTTTCGTTAACGATTTAAACATCATTTATACTTTAGAAACAAAATCAATTTTTGATTCAGTAGTATTTACTGGTTTAGTAAATAATATTTTTAACGAAAAGTATGTGTCTAACGGCTACTTTGGGTCTTTTGATTTTGATGATGCTAGTAGTCCAACAGGCATATCTACAGGATTTTTCTCAGGTTTTTATCCTCAAGCTACAACTAACTTCTTATTAGGCGTAACACTTAATTTCTAG
- the aat gene encoding leucyl/phenylalanyl-tRNA--protein transferase, producing the protein MYFLNDKIEFPQVSEASSEGLLAIGGDLSPERLLHAYKNGIFPWFEDDEPLLWWSPDPRFVIFPDELKISKSMKQLFNKNKFTTTVNQDFKAVITNCSQVYREGQKGTWITDNMIKAYTNLHELGYAISVEVWEGTELVGGLYGVDIGNKVFCGESMFAKVSNASKYGFIEFIKNSNYQLIDCQLHTNHLESLGGKDISRDEFLKYLQL; encoded by the coding sequence ATGTATTTCTTAAACGATAAAATAGAATTTCCACAGGTTTCAGAAGCATCATCCGAAGGCTTATTAGCTATAGGCGGTGATTTATCACCAGAAAGATTACTACATGCTTATAAAAATGGAATTTTTCCTTGGTTTGAAGATGACGAGCCTTTATTATGGTGGTCGCCAGACCCAAGGTTTGTTATTTTTCCTGACGAACTAAAGATATCAAAGAGTATGAAGCAACTCTTTAATAAAAATAAGTTTACGACTACTGTTAATCAAGATTTTAAAGCAGTAATTACAAATTGTTCTCAGGTATATCGAGAAGGTCAAAAGGGGACTTGGATAACTGATAACATGATAAAAGCTTACACAAATCTACACGAGCTAGGATATGCTATATCTGTAGAAGTATGGGAAGGCACTGAATTGGTTGGTGGTCTTTATGGTGTAGATATTGGTAATAAAGTATTTTGTGGAGAAAGTATGTTTGCAAAGGTTAGTAACGCTAGTAAATATGGATTTATTGAATTTATAAAAAACTCCAATTATCAATTAATCGATTGCCAATTGCACACCAATCATCTTGAAAGTTTGGGTGGCAAAGATATTTCTAGAGATGAGTTTTTAAAGTATTTACAATTGTAA
- a CDS encoding HIT family protein, translated as MATIFTKIINGEIPCYKVAETEDFLAFLDINPNSKGHTLCIPKKEVNKIFDLDKETYLELMAFSRRVAKAIEKAIPCERVGMSIIGLEVPHVHVHLIPLHTMEDARFKNKANLTAGEFDDTAKVIAANIS; from the coding sequence ATGGCGACGATATTCACGAAAATTATTAATGGTGAAATCCCATGTTACAAAGTTGCCGAAACAGAAGATTTCTTGGCTTTTTTAGATATAAATCCTAACAGTAAAGGACATACACTTTGTATTCCAAAAAAAGAAGTCAATAAGATTTTTGACTTAGATAAAGAAACTTACCTAGAGCTTATGGCGTTTTCTCGACGTGTAGCAAAAGCCATAGAAAAAGCTATACCATGTGAGCGCGTTGGTATGTCAATTATTGGACTAGAAGTGCCACATGTACATGTACATTTAATCCCATTACATACCATGGAAGATGCACGCTTTAAAAATAAGGCAAATTTAACGGCGGGAGAATTTGATGATACTGCAAAAGTTATTGCAGCAAACATTAGCTAA
- a CDS encoding DNA-3-methyladenine glycosylase I, whose product MKKHKCGWCVGDTLYEAYHDLEWGIPVYDDHQLFEFLILETFQAGLSWITILRKRENFRKAFDYFDYNKIANYDEDKIADLLQDTGIIRNKLKVNATVSNAKAFIKVQEEFGSFSKYIWNFVDGKPIKNSFKNYKYAPANTPLSDALSKDLKKRGFKFVGSTVVYAHMQATGMVNDHEINCFRYNEV is encoded by the coding sequence ATGAAAAAACACAAATGTGGTTGGTGCGTTGGCGATACACTTTATGAAGCGTATCACGATTTAGAATGGGGTATTCCCGTTTATGATGATCATCAGTTGTTTGAATTTTTAATTCTAGAAACTTTCCAAGCTGGATTAAGTTGGATTACCATTTTACGCAAGCGAGAAAACTTTAGAAAGGCTTTTGATTATTTTGATTACAATAAAATAGCCAACTATGACGAAGATAAAATTGCAGATTTACTTCAAGATACAGGAATTATTAGAAATAAATTAAAAGTAAATGCTACAGTTTCTAATGCAAAAGCGTTTATAAAAGTTCAGGAAGAATTTGGTTCATTTTCAAAATACATTTGGAATTTCGTTGATGGCAAACCTATCAAAAACAGCTTTAAAAATTACAAATATGCGCCAGCGAATACACCTTTGAGTGATGCGTTGAGTAAAGATTTAAAAAAACGTGGATTTAAATTTGTGGGCTCGACAGTGGTTTATGCTCACATGCAAGCTACAGGAATGGTTAACGATCATGAGATTAACTGTTTTAGGTACAATGAAGTCTAA
- a CDS encoding DUF3098 domain-containing protein, with amino-acid sequence MGEQKRKQSAKSTFIFGKKNYKWLFIGLAFIAVGFILMAGGGSDDPNVFDESIFHWRRIRLAPTLVLIGFGIQVYAILLNPDKKKD; translated from the coding sequence ATGGGCGAACAAAAACGCAAACAATCAGCAAAAAGTACATTCATCTTCGGGAAGAAGAACTACAAATGGTTATTCATTGGTCTAGCCTTTATTGCTGTTGGTTTTATCTTAATGGCCGGTGGTGGCAGTGACGACCCAAATGTATTTGACGAGTCTATTTTTCATTGGAGACGTATCCGTTTGGCACCAACATTAGTGTTGATTGGTTTTGGTATTCAGGTTTATGCTATTCTTTTAAATCCTGATAAGAAAAAGGATTAA
- a CDS encoding thioredoxin family protein, giving the protein METLQINMINDIIASSLEKSMSYDQYRDLVNELTENNSTTGSEKTEALANYTALNNRRMKRWDKTVKVSDDTKATVQNSKKNLTWLVLTESWCGDAAHIIPVINKVAELNKNIDYRIVLRDKNEALMNEFLTNGGKSIPKLIMIDNDTKKVENTFGPRPSVATQLVNDYKARHGKLTPEFKEDLQRWYNKDKGQSVIEDLLKVLA; this is encoded by the coding sequence ATGGAAACTTTACAAATAAATATGATAAACGATATAATCGCTTCTAGCTTAGAAAAAAGTATGTCTTATGACCAGTATAGAGATTTGGTGAATGAGCTAACCGAAAATAACTCGACCACAGGTTCAGAAAAGACAGAAGCCTTAGCAAATTACACAGCATTAAATAATAGGCGAATGAAACGTTGGGATAAAACGGTAAAAGTATCTGATGATACCAAAGCTACCGTCCAAAATTCTAAAAAAAACCTAACATGGTTGGTGCTTACCGAAAGTTGGTGTGGTGATGCAGCGCATATCATTCCAGTAATAAATAAGGTTGCAGAACTCAATAAAAATATCGATTACAGAATTGTACTTCGTGATAAGAATGAAGCCTTGATGAATGAATTTTTAACCAATGGCGGAAAATCAATCCCAAAGCTTATAATGATTGATAACGATACTAAAAAGGTTGAAAATACATTTGGACCAAGACCATCTGTAGCTACACAATTAGTAAACGATTATAAGGCACGCCATGGAAAATTGACACCAGAGTTTAAAGAAGATTTACAACGTTGGTATAATAAAGATAAAGGGCAATCTGTTATTGAAGATTTGCTTAAGGTTTTAGCTTAG
- a CDS encoding sensor histidine kinase — MRINLNRNVIRWIIIISSFIIVSLILWNTYVFFQHFKSEERSKMKSWTIAYSEYATELASSEEDININKVVDYIVLETNITAPMILADDENNIILHRNIFAKPRLSEKNELAQIYNDSIDDNYVEKYKNRLIAKFKNENQPLIMDDLKQTLYYGTSPLLNNLKYYPLALLLIILLFSAVVYFFYRSSKVAEQNKLWTGMAKETAHQIGTPLSSLIGWTEILKSENINPDYIVEIEKDVDRLQTITERFSKIGSVPELKTADIALETKNAITYLQSRTSKLIEFDIEIPEREIQVELNEQLFGWTIENLVKNAIDAMKGKGKLSLQLTQRERLVFINISDTGKGIPKSQFNTIFNPGFTTKKRGWGLGLSLSRRIIEDYHNGKVKVLTSELNKGTTMQIVLKTVS, encoded by the coding sequence ATGCGTATTAACCTGAACCGAAATGTAATCCGTTGGATTATAATTATTTCTTCTTTTATCATAGTTTCCTTAATCCTTTGGAATACATATGTGTTCTTTCAGCATTTTAAGTCTGAAGAACGCTCTAAAATGAAAAGCTGGACAATTGCTTATTCCGAATATGCGACTGAACTAGCTAGCTCTGAAGAAGATATAAATATCAATAAAGTCGTTGATTACATTGTTTTAGAAACCAATATAACTGCTCCAATGATTCTTGCAGATGATGAAAACAATATCATTTTGCACAGGAATATTTTTGCAAAACCTAGACTTTCTGAAAAAAACGAACTCGCTCAAATATATAACGACAGTATTGATGACAACTATGTTGAAAAATATAAAAATCGTTTAATAGCAAAATTTAAAAATGAAAATCAACCACTAATTATGGATGATTTAAAGCAAACACTTTATTATGGAACCTCACCTTTACTTAATAATCTAAAATATTATCCATTAGCGTTATTACTTATAATTCTACTTTTTTCAGCAGTAGTTTATTTCTTTTACCGCAGTTCAAAAGTTGCAGAACAGAATAAACTTTGGACAGGTATGGCAAAGGAAACGGCTCACCAAATTGGTACGCCATTATCATCTTTAATTGGTTGGACAGAAATTTTAAAATCTGAAAATATTAATCCAGATTACATTGTTGAAATAGAGAAAGACGTTGATAGACTGCAAACCATTACTGAACGTTTTAGCAAAATTGGTTCTGTTCCAGAACTTAAAACAGCTGATATTGCATTAGAAACCAAAAATGCAATAACCTATTTACAATCAAGAACATCTAAGCTTATTGAATTTGATATTGAAATACCTGAACGAGAAATCCAAGTAGAACTTAATGAGCAGCTTTTTGGTTGGACTATTGAAAACTTAGTCAAGAATGCAATTGACGCTATGAAAGGTAAAGGAAAACTAAGTCTACAGCTAACACAACGCGAAAGGCTTGTTTTTATAAATATTTCTGATACCGGAAAAGGAATTCCAAAAAGTCAATTCAATACTATTTTTAACCCAGGATTTACAACAAAAAAAAGAGGTTGGGGTTTAGGCTTGTCCTTGTCTAGACGAATTATTGAAGACTATCACAACGGAAAAGTTAAAGTGCTTACTTCGGAATTAAATAAAGGCACAACTATGCAAATAGTATTAAAAACTGTTAGCTAA
- a CDS encoding undecaprenyl-diphosphate phosphatase, with the protein MDTIDAILLGIIQGLTEFLPVSSSGHLELGKAILGDNSVPKESLLFTVVLHFATALSTIVVFRKDILSLLKGIFKFQWNEDSQFATKIAVSMIPAVIVGLFFEEQLEALFGGNILLVGCMLIVTAILLFLADKAKDTQKKVSFKNAFVIGISQAVAMLPGISRSGATISTSVLLGNDKTKAARFSFLMVVPLIFGKIAKDILGGELTYDSANFTSLGIGFVAAFVAGLFACTWMISLVKKSKLSYFAIYCVIVGLIAIGFSLFNY; encoded by the coding sequence ATGGATACAATTGATGCAATTTTATTAGGAATAATCCAAGGGCTTACTGAGTTTTTACCAGTGTCTTCAAGTGGGCATTTAGAGTTAGGAAAAGCTATTTTGGGTGATAATTCTGTACCAAAAGAAAGTTTATTATTTACAGTAGTACTTCATTTTGCAACGGCACTAAGTACCATCGTTGTATTCAGAAAAGATATTTTATCTCTTTTAAAAGGAATTTTTAAATTTCAATGGAACGAAGATTCGCAGTTTGCAACAAAAATTGCAGTTTCTATGATTCCTGCAGTTATTGTTGGTTTATTTTTTGAAGAGCAACTCGAAGCGCTTTTTGGTGGAAACATTCTACTTGTAGGTTGTATGCTAATCGTTACTGCTATACTTTTATTTTTAGCTGATAAAGCAAAAGACACTCAGAAAAAAGTAAGTTTCAAAAACGCATTTGTCATCGGAATTTCTCAAGCTGTGGCTATGTTACCTGGAATTTCTCGCTCTGGAGCAACCATATCGACATCGGTATTATTAGGAAATGACAAAACTAAAGCCGCACGATTTTCGTTTTTAATGGTTGTGCCTTTAATTTTTGGGAAAATTGCAAAAGATATCCTTGGTGGAGAATTGACTTATGACTCGGCAAACTTTACATCTTTAGGTATTGGTTTTGTTGCTGCTTTTGTTGCTGGACTTTTTGCATGTACTTGGATGATATCTTTAGTTAAAAAGAGTAAGCTTAGCTACTTTGCAATTTACTGCGTCATTGTTGGGCTTATTGCCATAGGATTTTCTTTATTCAATTACTAA
- the arfB gene encoding alternative ribosome rescue aminoacyl-tRNA hydrolase ArfB, with product MDFLRLINQVDYKAVRSSGSGGQHVNKVATKIELYFDFEASQFFNEEEKNRLREFLQNRLTKSGILILSCGETRSQLKNKNRVTKRFYELLEEGLKEEKERKPTKIPKAVKRKRLANKKRNSEKKANRKPPKID from the coding sequence ATGGACTTCTTACGATTAATAAATCAGGTTGATTATAAAGCCGTTCGTAGTTCAGGAAGTGGCGGCCAGCATGTAAATAAAGTAGCTACAAAAATCGAATTATACTTCGATTTTGAAGCTTCACAATTTTTCAATGAAGAAGAAAAGAATAGATTAAGAGAATTTCTTCAAAACAGATTAACAAAATCTGGAATTTTAATTTTAAGTTGTGGAGAAACCAGAAGTCAACTCAAAAATAAAAATAGAGTAACAAAGCGCTTTTATGAGTTGCTAGAAGAAGGTTTAAAAGAAGAAAAAGAACGTAAGCCAACTAAAATCCCGAAAGCAGTAAAGCGTAAGCGCTTAGCAAATAAAAAAAGGAATTCAGAAAAAAAGGCCAATAGGAAGCCACCAAAAATAGATTAG